From Nicotiana tabacum cultivar K326 chromosome 22, ASM71507v2, whole genome shotgun sequence, one genomic window encodes:
- the LOC107775327 gene encoding putative E3 ubiquitin-protein ligase RHC1A, whose protein sequence is MSSGSYTHWCHRCRQPIRPRGASCLCPNCGGGFVEELDDMLGARSTIEDDPHFGLMDPFPDPRFGIMDALAQFMRQRMAGRNPNFDIRTRSGIVPGQGRGFGSGPWLIFHGQTPVSMTENDAFEYFFNGSPGMGQRRPNLDDLMGPGLQQLIEQLSINDRQGPPPAPRSAIDALPTVKITQRHLNTDSQCPVCQDNFELGSEARQMPCKHIYHADCIVPWLVRHNSCPVCRLELPSRPSGSAPTNWSSRTGNVSSGSNSSSRDNASQNQGRRNPFSFLWPFRSSNQNTGNYVERGGSSSTAPYEENNEANYPTWRF, encoded by the coding sequence ATGTCGAGTGGGAGCTACACACACTGGTGCCACAGATGCAGGCAACCAATTCGGCCTCGAGGGGCTAGCTGTCTTTGCCCAAATTGTGGTGGAGGTTTCGTTGAAGAGCTTGATGACATGCTAGGTGCTAGATCTACTATTGAGGATGATCCTCATTTTGGATTAATGGATCCTTTCCCGGACCCAAGATTTGGTATAATGGACGCCCTTGCTCAATTCATGAGGCAGAGAATGGCAGGAAGAAACCCGAACTTTGACATTAGGACAAGATCCGGCATTGTTCCTGGACAAGGAAGGGGTTTCGGTTCTGGTCCATGGTTGATATTTCACGGCCAAACTCCTGTTAGTATGACGGAAAATGATGCATTTGAGTACTTCTTCAATGGAAGTCCGGGAATGGGGCAGCGGCGACCTAATTTAGATGATTTAATGGGGCCTGGGCTGCAACAGTTGATTGAGCAGCTCAGTATTAATGATAGGCAGGGTCCACCCCCGGCACCTCGTTCCGCAATAGATGCTTTGCCTACTGTCAAGATCACACAGAGGCACCTCAACACGGATTCTCAGTGCCCGGTTTGTCAAGATAACTTTGAATTGGGTTCTGAAGCAAGGCAGATGCCATGTAAGCATATTTACCATGCAGATTGTATTGTACCTTGGTTGGTTCGGCACAACTCGTGCCCTGTTTGCCGCCTTGAGCTGCCTTCGCGACCTTCTGGAAGTGCCCCGACCAATTGGAGTTCAAGAACTGGAAACGTTAGCAGTGGCAGCAACAGTAGTAGCCGGGACAATGCCAGTCAGAACCAGGGTAGGAGGAATCCGTTCTCGTTTCTGTGGCCTTTTCGCTCGTCCAACCAAAACACAGGCAATTATGTTGAGAGAGGAGGAAGCAGCTCGACAGCTCCCTACGAGGAGAACAATGAAGCGAATTACCCCACTTGGCGTTTTTAG